A single genomic interval of Arthrobacter methylotrophus harbors:
- the paaB gene encoding 1,2-phenylacetyl-CoA epoxidase subunit PaaB has translation MTTPEPHAGNVWPIWEVFVRSSRGLSHVHAGSLHAPDAAMALRNARDLYTRRNEGVSIWVVPADAIASSDPDSKGSFFESPQGKDYRHATYYTKSEGVKHL, from the coding sequence ATGACCACCCCCGAACCCCACGCAGGCAACGTCTGGCCCATCTGGGAAGTTTTCGTCCGTTCCAGCCGCGGATTGTCGCACGTCCACGCAGGCTCGTTGCACGCTCCTGACGCTGCGATGGCGTTGCGTAATGCCCGCGACCTCTACACCCGCCGCAACGAGGGCGTGTCCATCTGGGTTGTCCCGGCGGACGCGATCGCCTCGAGCGATCCGGACTCGAAGGGCTCGTTCTTTGAGTCCCCCCAGGGCAAGGATTACCGCCACGCGACGTACTACACCAAGAGTGAGGGTGTGAAGCACCTGTGA